The proteins below are encoded in one region of Tessaracoccus aquimaris:
- a CDS encoding ABC transporter permease: protein MSEKVSAPRPAWIQSAIITVAALVLAFALGAIVMVFADAEVASKWAYFFSRPGDALGASWEKISSTFYAMWVGSMGSWVAITDTTAAAAPLICAGLAVAIAFRAGLFNIGAQGQSMVGAMTAAYAGFTFTGLPIFIHLPLVIIIGMLAGAVWGGIVGVLKARTGAHEVILTIMMNYIAVNLLAYLMKQTWMKDPGRSDPISPVLEWTATMPRLDGTRLHLGFFIAIAAAVVVWWVLERTKFGVHLKAIGLNPNAAATAGASVPNVTMMTMAIAGSLGGLAGVMMVTAPERLTGFPPQMTDNVIGTLGFDAITVALLGRSKPIGVIFAGLLFGALKASRRTMITMADTPDKLTDLIQALIVLFVAAPAFVAWLLPFLKERKVRNENVPSAKVAEA, encoded by the coding sequence ATGAGTGAGAAGGTCTCCGCACCGCGGCCGGCATGGATCCAGTCGGCCATCATCACGGTCGCTGCGCTTGTCCTCGCCTTCGCGCTCGGCGCCATCGTGATGGTCTTCGCCGACGCCGAGGTCGCCTCCAAGTGGGCCTACTTCTTCTCCCGCCCTGGTGACGCGCTCGGCGCCTCCTGGGAGAAGATCTCGTCGACGTTCTACGCGATGTGGGTCGGCTCGATGGGCTCCTGGGTCGCGATCACCGACACCACGGCCGCCGCTGCCCCGCTGATCTGCGCCGGCCTCGCCGTCGCGATCGCGTTCCGCGCCGGCCTGTTCAACATCGGCGCGCAGGGCCAGTCGATGGTCGGCGCCATGACCGCCGCCTACGCCGGCTTCACCTTCACGGGGTTGCCGATCTTCATCCACCTCCCGCTCGTCATCATCATCGGCATGCTGGCAGGCGCCGTGTGGGGTGGCATCGTCGGCGTGCTGAAGGCACGCACCGGCGCCCACGAGGTCATCCTCACCATCATGATGAACTACATCGCGGTGAACCTGCTCGCCTACCTGATGAAGCAGACGTGGATGAAGGACCCGGGTCGCTCGGACCCGATCTCTCCCGTCCTCGAGTGGACCGCGACGATGCCAAGGCTCGACGGCACCCGACTGCACCTCGGCTTCTTCATCGCGATCGCCGCGGCGGTCGTCGTGTGGTGGGTTCTCGAGCGCACCAAGTTCGGCGTGCACCTCAAGGCCATCGGCCTGAACCCGAATGCCGCAGCCACCGCAGGCGCAAGCGTGCCGAACGTGACGATGATGACCATGGCCATCGCCGGATCCCTCGGCGGACTGGCGGGCGTCATGATGGTGACCGCTCCCGAGCGGCTCACCGGCTTCCCGCCCCAGATGACAGACAACGTGATCGGAACGCTCGGCTTCGACGCGATCACCGTCGCGCTGCTCGGTCGTTCCAAGCCCATCGGGGTGATCTTCGCCGGTCTGCTGTTCGGCGCACTCAAAGCGTCGCGACGCACCATGATCACGATGGCCGACACCCCAGACAAACTGACCGACCTGATCCAGGCGCTCATCGTGCTGTTCGTCGCCGCGCCGGCCTTCGTGGCCTGGCTGCTGCCGTTCCTCAAGGAACGCAAGGTCCGCAACGAGAACGTCCCGTCCGCGAAGGTGGCCGAAGCATGA
- a CDS encoding BMP family lipoprotein, whose amino-acid sequence MKKSLLSALAIAGASALALAGCAAPPSEGSPAPTDKASTPADTSSPAATDGGGDAANFLACMVSDAGGFDDKSFNETAYKGLMDAKDKLGIQTKEIESNAESEYAGNVQSMIDAKCNIIVTVGFALASATEAAAKQHPDVNFAIVDNSSFEGVTNAKGLIFNTAQPAFLAGYTAAAMSKTGTVGTFGGANYPTVSIFMDGFAEGVAYHNEAKGTSVKVLGWDEAKQDGQFIGGQNPFGDIPGGKNTANTLIAQGADIIMPVAGPAGIGALQAAQESGGKVNAIWVDTDGFVSAPEYGPQIVTSVEKAMDVAVFEAITAAKDGKFSSDAYVGTLENDGVSLADFHDFADKLPEGLQAELDQVKADIISGKITIKSPSQPK is encoded by the coding sequence TGAGCGCCCTGGCCATCGCCGGCGCCTCTGCCCTCGCCCTCGCCGGCTGCGCCGCGCCGCCGTCCGAAGGCTCTCCCGCTCCCACCGACAAGGCGAGCACCCCCGCCGACACCTCGTCGCCCGCAGCCACCGACGGTGGTGGCGACGCCGCCAACTTCCTCGCCTGCATGGTCTCCGACGCCGGTGGCTTCGACGACAAGTCCTTCAACGAGACGGCCTACAAGGGCCTGATGGACGCCAAGGACAAGCTCGGCATCCAGACCAAGGAAATCGAATCCAACGCCGAGTCCGAGTACGCGGGCAACGTGCAGTCGATGATCGACGCCAAGTGCAACATCATCGTCACCGTCGGCTTCGCCCTTGCCAGCGCCACCGAGGCCGCCGCCAAGCAGCACCCCGATGTGAACTTCGCGATCGTCGACAACTCCTCCTTCGAGGGCGTCACCAACGCCAAGGGCCTGATCTTCAACACCGCCCAGCCCGCGTTCCTGGCCGGCTACACCGCCGCCGCCATGAGCAAGACCGGCACCGTCGGCACCTTCGGTGGCGCCAACTACCCGACCGTCTCCATCTTCATGGACGGCTTCGCCGAGGGCGTCGCCTACCACAACGAGGCCAAGGGCACCAGCGTCAAGGTCCTCGGCTGGGACGAGGCCAAGCAGGACGGCCAGTTCATCGGCGGCCAGAACCCCTTCGGTGACATCCCCGGTGGCAAGAACACCGCCAACACCCTGATCGCCCAGGGCGCCGACATCATCATGCCTGTCGCCGGCCCCGCCGGCATCGGCGCGCTGCAGGCGGCCCAGGAGTCCGGTGGCAAGGTCAACGCCATCTGGGTCGACACCGACGGCTTCGTCTCGGCTCCCGAGTACGGCCCGCAGATCGTCACCTCGGTCGAGAAGGCCATGGACGTTGCCGTGTTCGAGGCGATCACGGCGGCCAAGGACGGCAAGTTCAGCTCCGACGCGTACGTCGGAACCCTGGAGAACGACGGCGTCTCGCTCGCGGACTTCCACGACTTCGCCGACAAGCTGCCCGAGGGCCTGCAGGCTGAGCTGGACCAGGTCAAGGCCGACATCATCAGCGGCAAGATCACGATCAAGTCCCCGAGCCAGCCCAAGTGA
- a CDS encoding ABC transporter ATP-binding protein yields MTETQEVIATEGRAPVLSLNGITKRFGSLTANDSITIDVVPGRIHCLLGENGAGKSTLMNIVFGLLEPDEGEIRLGDEPLHLTNPKQAMAAGIGMVHQHFMLIPVFTVAENMVLGNEPGSGGMLDLNSARKLVRELSDRYRLDVDPDALVEDLPVGIQQRVEILKALAKGATYLIFDEPTAVLTPQEIDELMVVMQSLRDEGKAIVFITHKLREVRAVADDITVIRRGKVVGEADPSAPEAELASMMVGRNVSLQVTKDVSEPGAERLVIENLTVADPSGAVAVDDLSLTVRAGEIVCIAGVQGNGQTELAETILGTMVPLKGTIDLDGVDITRAKPARTLKAGLGFVPEDRHRDGFVGEFSIAENLVLDNLDQYSRLGALNLKAIAANAEERVTEFDIRCTSYTQPVRALSGGNQQKVVLARELSRPLSLLLASQPTRGVDVGAIEFLHSRIVRERDQGTAVLIISTELEEVESLADRIAVMYRGKIVGLVAPDTPRDVLGLMMAGIDHEDAVATVQEVHSNE; encoded by the coding sequence GTGACCGAGACACAAGAAGTGATCGCGACCGAGGGCAGGGCCCCCGTGCTTTCCCTCAACGGCATCACGAAAAGATTCGGGTCTCTGACCGCCAACGACTCCATCACCATCGATGTGGTGCCCGGCAGAATCCACTGCCTGCTGGGTGAGAACGGTGCGGGCAAGTCGACCCTCATGAACATCGTGTTCGGGCTTCTCGAGCCTGACGAGGGCGAGATCCGGCTCGGCGACGAGCCGCTCCATCTGACCAACCCGAAGCAGGCCATGGCGGCAGGCATCGGCATGGTCCACCAGCACTTCATGCTGATTCCCGTGTTCACCGTCGCCGAGAACATGGTGCTCGGCAACGAGCCCGGCTCCGGCGGCATGCTTGACCTGAACTCGGCGCGCAAACTGGTGCGCGAGCTCAGCGACCGCTACCGGCTCGACGTCGACCCCGACGCACTGGTCGAGGACCTTCCCGTCGGCATCCAGCAGCGGGTCGAGATCCTCAAGGCGCTCGCCAAGGGCGCCACCTACCTCATCTTCGACGAGCCGACCGCCGTCCTGACGCCGCAGGAGATCGACGAACTGATGGTCGTCATGCAGTCCCTGCGCGACGAGGGCAAGGCGATCGTGTTCATCACCCACAAGCTCCGCGAGGTCCGCGCCGTCGCGGACGACATCACGGTGATCCGCCGCGGCAAGGTGGTCGGCGAGGCCGATCCCTCAGCGCCCGAGGCGGAGTTGGCCTCCATGATGGTCGGCCGCAACGTGTCGCTCCAGGTGACAAAGGACGTCTCGGAGCCCGGAGCCGAGCGACTCGTCATCGAGAACCTGACCGTCGCCGATCCGTCCGGCGCCGTCGCCGTCGACGACCTGAGCCTCACCGTCCGCGCCGGCGAGATCGTCTGTATCGCGGGCGTTCAGGGCAACGGGCAGACCGAACTGGCCGAGACCATCCTCGGCACCATGGTTCCGCTCAAGGGCACCATCGACCTCGACGGCGTCGACATCACCCGCGCCAAGCCCGCCAGGACGCTCAAGGCGGGCCTGGGGTTCGTCCCAGAGGACAGGCATCGCGACGGGTTCGTCGGCGAGTTCTCCATCGCGGAGAACCTGGTCCTCGACAACCTCGACCAGTACTCGCGGCTCGGCGCCCTGAACCTCAAGGCCATCGCCGCTAACGCGGAGGAGCGGGTCACCGAGTTCGACATCCGCTGCACCTCCTACACGCAGCCCGTCCGCGCGCTGTCGGGCGGCAACCAGCAGAAGGTGGTGCTCGCCCGCGAGCTGTCACGCCCGCTGTCGCTGCTGCTTGCCAGCCAGCCGACCCGGGGCGTCGACGTCGGCGCCATCGAGTTCCTGCACAGCCGGATCGTGCGGGAGCGCGACCAGGGCACCGCCGTCCTGATCATCTCCACGGAACTGGAGGAGGTCGAGTCCCTCGCCGACCGGATCGCCGTGATGTACCGCGGCAAGATCGTCGGACTCGTCGCCCCCGACACGCCACGCGATGTGCTTGGCCTGATGATGGCAGGCATCGACCATGAAGATGCAGTCGCTACGGTCCAGGAGGTCCACAGCAATGAGTGA